One genomic window of Helicobacter canis includes the following:
- a CDS encoding radical SAM/SPASM domain-containing protein, with protein MKQAIKALYTRAPQRLKTKFHNLLNSDGFYSHKSQALIDRITALSLPITDTELQKRIIKDNLLLVEIEISSFCNRTCWFCPNSSVDRKSKSIELPEEVFMKLIDNLAQIDYDKDLNFHRFNEPLADMELLLKRVRQARAALPKARFSIFSNGDYASRENLEALREAGVDSMLMSYYYGKDKSYDKESVILPAMEKMRQKLGLDYAVVEDNLQQFCVQFAMEGMEVYYRVWNPSTSGQSRGGAIESMKRARKVDSGCFQGAMNFYVDYNGLVMPCCHTRSDVKAHKDFIIGDCNKQDMFEIFFSPRFTRLRQELFMSGACSPAVRRICADCSDRRREQFLSLG; from the coding sequence ATGAAGCAAGCTATCAAAGCCCTTTACACGCGCGCACCACAACGCCTAAAGACCAAATTCCACAATCTCCTAAATAGCGATGGCTTTTATAGTCATAAATCCCAAGCCCTAATTGATAGGATCACCGCCCTTAGCCTGCCTATCACAGATACAGAGCTACAAAAGCGTATCATCAAGGACAATCTTTTGCTAGTTGAGATAGAGATTTCTAGCTTTTGCAATCGCACTTGCTGGTTTTGCCCAAACTCTAGCGTGGATAGAAAGAGCAAAAGCATAGAGCTGCCTGAAGAAGTGTTTATGAAGCTTATTGATAATCTCGCGCAAATTGATTATGACAAGGATCTAAATTTCCATAGATTTAATGAGCCTTTAGCTGATATGGAGCTACTGCTAAAGCGCGTGCGACAGGCTAGGGCGGCTCTGCCAAAGGCGCGGTTTAGTATCTTTTCTAATGGTGATTATGCAAGTAGGGAGAATCTAGAAGCTTTACGAGAAGCTGGGGTAGATAGTATGCTTATGTCTTATTACTACGGCAAGGATAAGTCCTATGACAAAGAGTCTGTGATACTCCCAGCTATGGAGAAAATGCGCCAAAAGCTAGGGCTAGATTATGCCGTGGTAGAAGATAATTTGCAGCAGTTTTGCGTGCAGTTTGCTATGGAGGGTATGGAGGTGTATTATCGCGTGTGGAATCCAAGCACAAGCGGGCAGTCTAGAGGCGGTGCCATAGAGTCGATGAAAAGAGCGCGAAAAGTGGATTCTGGCTGCTTCCAAGGGGCTATGAATTTCTATGTGGATTATAATGGCTTGGTGATGCCCTGCTGCCATACGCGCAGCGATGTCAAAGCGCATAAAGACTTTATCATAGGGGATTGCAACAAGCAGGATATGTTTGAGATATTTTTTAGCCCAAGATTTACGCGCTTGCGTCAAGAGCTATTTATGAGCGGGGCTTGCTCGCCTGCTGTGCGGCGTATCTGTGCGGATTGTAGCGATAGGCGAAGGGAGCAGTTTCTATCACTAGGCTAG
- a CDS encoding NAD(P)H-hydrate epimerase, protein MRHLYLSTKPLDERAKSKYLLSDELLMENAANALCGLIGSLTHKGSVVTIVCGSGDNGADGYALARKLQGSYITRIYEAKEPKSRLCKLQSERAQVAGVEWIKKLLPCDVIVDCLFGSGFAGELGAEFIKLLEQMNTCARLKIACDVPSGLDLQGRVESYAFSADYTLSMGALKVALFSDVAKDLTGKVLVGDLGVSRELFEVQSPFYLLEESDLCLPHRTKHNCHKGSFGHIAVIAGEKAGAAELSAMSGLRMGAGLVSVVSRDSVLLKKHRLTPTASLVLGSHSADFGDFRATADHQSSSALKSPKNYESNTANPRILEEKATESENLPQSCREQLELEFTFEQNEQDATAKRRILADKQAALESSSRDLPQQIVAIHNQNADSSLEAMDCHASTSALARNDGNNNQAQNADSRQIARNVAAPQTEAKVDSRNEAQTLESTFESTPTTAQKVDSSTAQNLNNSAQDSKSEAQTLESTFENATNVSESQAAGFADDFWGFQAVGAGIYLVGNEQAYRAESPKSAAKQATAVQGEAEAGFFRKPTPKPSQAQSLYSTITTHSELMYPHAIPPTANVLCLGMGLGSGYGYLLEPSFIGERLCVLDADVFYESTLPNLLESTFAHNLVLTPHPKEFHALLHLCGLFSGDIAEVANNRFELALRFSQAYKSPTLLLKGASPIIAHNAKLYINPLGTPALAKGGSGDVLSGVIAAYLAQGFSPLQSAINASLAHALAATKEKNTYALTPLRLIEHLGTL, encoded by the coding sequence TTGCGCCATCTCTATCTCTCCACAAAGCCCCTTGATGAGCGAGCTAAGTCGAAATATCTTTTAAGCGATGAATTGCTTATGGAAAATGCCGCTAATGCTCTATGTGGGCTTATAGGCTCGCTCACGCATAAGGGCAGTGTGGTTACTATCGTGTGTGGCAGTGGGGATAATGGCGCAGATGGCTACGCGCTAGCAAGAAAGCTTCAAGGCAGCTATATCACTAGAATCTATGAGGCAAAAGAGCCTAAATCGCGCTTATGTAAGCTCCAAAGTGAGAGAGCGCAAGTCGCAGGTGTAGAGTGGATAAAAAAGCTTCTGCCTTGTGATGTGATAGTGGATTGTCTCTTTGGCAGTGGGTTTGCTGGGGAGCTAGGCGCGGAGTTTATCAAGCTTTTAGAGCAGATGAATACTTGTGCGCGCCTAAAAATCGCGTGCGATGTCCCAAGTGGGCTAGATCTACAAGGGCGCGTGGAGTCCTATGCCTTTAGCGCGGATTATACGCTAAGTATGGGTGCGCTTAAGGTCGCGCTTTTTAGCGATGTGGCAAAGGATCTCACAGGCAAGGTGCTAGTAGGCGATCTAGGCGTATCAAGGGAGCTTTTTGAAGTGCAAAGCCCCTTTTATCTGCTTGAAGAAAGCGATTTATGCTTGCCACACCGCACCAAGCACAACTGCCATAAAGGCAGCTTTGGGCATATCGCAGTGATTGCTGGAGAGAAGGCTGGGGCGGCGGAGCTTAGTGCGATGAGTGGGCTTAGGATGGGGGCGGGGTTGGTGAGTGTGGTTAGCAGGGATTCGGTTTTACTAAAGAAACATCGGCTAACGCCGACCGCTTCGCTTGTTTTGGGTAGTCATTCCGCAGATTTTGGGGATTTTAGGGCAACCGCAGACCATCAGTCTAGCTCTGCCCTAAAATCCCCAAAAAACTACGAAAGCAATACCGCAAATCCTAGAATCCTAGAAGAAAAAGCCACCGAGAGTGAAAATCTTCCACAATCCTGCCGCGAGCAACTTGAGCTAGAATTCACTTTTGAGCAAAACGAGCAAGACGCCACCGCAAAGCGCAGAATCCTTGCAGACAAACAAGCCGCGCTAGAGTCGTCATCGCGAGATTTGCCCCAGCAAATCGTGGCGATCCATAATCAAAACGCGGATTCTAGCCTTGAAGCTATGGATTGCCACGCAAGCACTAGCGCGCTTGCTCGCAATGACGGAAACAACAATCAAGCGCAAAACGCAGATTCTAGGCAAATCGCGCGAAATGTAGCCGCCCCACAGACAGAAGCAAAAGTGGATTCTAGGAATGAAGCCCAAACCCTAGAATCCACTTTTGAAAGCACTCCCACCACCGCGCAAAAAGTGGATTCTAGCACCGCCCAAAATCTAAACAACTCGGCGCAGGATTCTAAGAGTGAAGCCCAAACCCTAGAATCCACTTTTGAAAACGCCACAAATGTGAGTGAGTCGCAGGCGGCAGGATTTGCCGATGATTTTTGGGGTTTTCAAGCGGTAGGCGCAGGGATTTACCTAGTCGGTAATGAGCAAGCCTACCGCGCAGAATCCCCAAAAAGCGCGGCAAAACAAGCGACAGCGGTGCAAGGCGAAGCCGAAGCAGGTTTCTTTAGAAAGCCAACGCCCAAACCAAGCCAAGCGCAATCGCTATATAGCACCATCACCACCCATAGCGAGCTTATGTATCCCCACGCAATCCCCCCCACCGCCAATGTCCTATGCCTAGGTATGGGGCTTGGCAGTGGCTATGGATACTTGCTTGAGCCTAGCTTCATCGGCGAGAGATTGTGCGTGCTTGATGCTGATGTGTTTTATGAAAGCACATTGCCCAATCTACTAGAATCCACTTTTGCCCACAATCTTGTCCTAACTCCCCACCCCAAAGAATTTCACGCGCTTTTGCACTTATGCGGGCTTTTTAGCGGCGATATAGCAGAAGTCGCAAACAATCGCTTCGAGCTAGCCTTGCGCTTTAGCCAAGCTTACAAGTCCCCCACACTGCTGCTTAAAGGCGCAAGCCCCATCATCGCCCACAATGCCAAGCTCTATATCAATCCCCTAGGCACACCAGCCCTAGCCAAAGGCGGTAGCGGCGATGTGCTTAGCGGCGTTATCGCAGCCTATCTCGCACAAGGCTTTAGCCCCCTACAATCCGCCATCAATGCCTCTCTAGCCCACGCACTAGCCGCCACTAAAGAGAAAAACACCTACGCCCTAACGCCCCTACGCTTAATCGAGCATTTAGGCACGCTTTAG
- a CDS encoding D-2-hydroxyacid dehydrogenase, protein MKIVNLDVSTLGANADFSELESFGSYVSYDLTSPEQTLERVKDAEIILTNKVVLDKPLLSKLPSLKLIVVTATGTNIVDVEYAKERGIPVKNAAGYSTLSVAQHTLTFALNLLSQMPYYDSYVKQGQWAKSACFTHLAQGRRDINGLAWGIIGLGAIGLRVAELATSFGAKVAYTSTSGKNTAQAYPHLALDELLAQSDILSIHAPLNPATKGLINAQKLGLLKRDCILINVGRGGIVDEQAVAARLKGGAEFYYACDVLESEPMRGDHPFLDSSIQDRLLLSPHIAYAYQNSLKTLVQMSIDNVKEFLKA, encoded by the coding sequence ATGAAAATAGTCAATCTTGATGTAAGCACACTTGGCGCAAATGCGGATTTTAGCGAGCTAGAGAGCTTTGGCAGCTATGTGAGCTATGATCTCACAAGCCCAGAGCAGACACTTGAGCGGGTAAAAGATGCAGAGATTATCCTTACCAACAAAGTCGTGCTAGATAAGCCCCTGCTCTCTAAGCTCCCTAGTCTTAAGCTTATTGTCGTAACGGCTACTGGCACAAATATCGTTGATGTAGAGTATGCCAAAGAGCGTGGAATCCCCGTGAAAAACGCCGCTGGCTACTCCACGCTAAGTGTCGCCCAGCACACGCTGACTTTTGCGCTTAATCTGCTTAGTCAAATGCCTTATTATGATAGCTATGTCAAGCAGGGGCAGTGGGCTAAAAGTGCTTGCTTCACGCATTTAGCGCAAGGGCGGCGCGATATAAATGGGCTTGCTTGGGGGATCATTGGACTTGGGGCTATTGGGCTAAGGGTCGCAGAGCTTGCTACAAGCTTTGGGGCAAAGGTGGCTTACACCTCCACAAGCGGCAAAAACACCGCCCAAGCCTATCCGCATTTAGCCCTAGATGAGCTACTTGCACAAAGTGATATTCTCTCTATCCACGCCCCGCTAAACCCCGCTACAAAGGGGCTAATCAACGCGCAAAAGCTTGGATTGCTTAAAAGAGACTGCATTCTCATCAATGTCGGTAGAGGGGGGATTGTCGATGAGCAAGCTGTGGCAGCTAGGCTAAAGGGCGGGGCGGAGTTTTACTATGCTTGCGATGTGCTAGAGAGTGAGCCTATGAGGGGTGATCATCCATTTTTGGATTCTAGTATCCAAGATCGCTTGCTCCTAAGCCCCCATATCGCCTATGCCTATCAAAACTCGCTTAAAACCTTGGTGCAAATGAGTATCGATAATGTCAAAGAGTTTTTAAAGGCATAA
- a CDS encoding queuosine precursor transporter yields the protein MKPLESTFTPPAKMPLKVLIIAACLLSLIVIAANYSVQFHLGDTPLTFGALTYPFSFLLLDILSEKYRRADVTKVIALAICIAFYPSYLSATTQIALASIAAFCISQPVDVAIFYAFKRFFPKLWWLRNGFSTIFAQSFDTLIFFSFAFWGVKSFSECMDMAAADYTIKAIVGIMNTPLFYILAIRAKRLWRHLT from the coding sequence ATGAAACCGCTAGAATCCACTTTTACCCCCCCTGCTAAAATGCCCCTAAAGGTGCTTATTATCGCCGCTTGTCTGCTAAGTCTCATCGTCATCGCTGCAAACTACTCTGTGCAGTTTCACCTAGGCGACACGCCCCTAACCTTTGGGGCTTTGACCTATCCTTTTAGCTTTTTGCTGCTAGATATTTTGAGCGAGAAATACCGCCGAGCAGATGTTACAAAAGTGATCGCCCTTGCTATTTGTATCGCCTTTTACCCCTCTTATCTCTCGGCTACTACGCAAATTGCGCTTGCTTCTATCGCGGCGTTTTGTATCTCCCAGCCTGTTGATGTGGCGATTTTTTATGCGTTTAAGCGGTTTTTCCCTAAGCTTTGGTGGCTTAGAAATGGATTTTCTACGATTTTTGCGCAAAGCTTTGATACACTTATTTTCTTTAGCTTTGCATTTTGGGGGGTGAAAAGCTTTAGCGAGTGTATGGATATGGCAGCGGCGGATTATACGATTAAGGCGATTGTAGGCATTATGAATACGCCGCTCTTTTATATCCTTGCCATTCGGGCAAAACGCCTATGGCGACACCTTACCTAG
- a CDS encoding ABC transporter ATP-binding protein translates to MLLQAKALSHHFDTLLYDNVSLKVDSGQSVAILGVSGSGKSTLLANLSTMLKPRSGSVEILGQDIYALKESQRLELLRTKLGIIFQAHYLFRGFSALENLQVGAILARQPIDMELLERFGIAHTLEQNSADLSGGQQQRLSIARVLMKQPTIIFADEPTGNLDKATAHSVMDALLAYIASKQGALIIATHDESIAHKCTRIYRIQKHGLEPLQLH, encoded by the coding sequence ATGCTACTACAAGCCAAAGCCCTATCGCATCATTTTGATACCCTGCTCTATGACAATGTCTCTCTCAAAGTGGATTCTGGGCAGAGTGTGGCTATCCTTGGGGTCTCTGGCTCTGGGAAATCCACCCTGCTAGCAAATCTCTCTACAATGCTAAAGCCACGAAGCGGGAGCGTGGAGATTTTGGGGCAGGATATTTACGCGCTTAAAGAGTCTCAAAGGCTTGAGCTTTTGCGCACAAAGCTTGGGATAATCTTTCAAGCACACTATCTCTTCCGTGGTTTTAGTGCGTTGGAGAATCTTCAAGTAGGCGCGATTTTGGCAAGGCAGCCCATTGATATGGAGCTTTTAGAGCGATTTGGCATAGCGCACACTTTGGAGCAAAACTCTGCTGATCTCTCTGGCGGGCAGCAGCAGCGGCTCTCTATCGCACGCGTGCTAATGAAGCAGCCTACTATAATTTTCGCCGATGAGCCCACGGGCAATCTTGATAAAGCCACCGCCCATAGCGTGATGGACGCGCTGCTAGCGTATATTGCTAGCAAGCAAGGTGCGCTCATCATCGCTACCCACGATGAGTCTATCGCTCACAAATGCACGAGAATCTATCGCATACAAAAGCACGGCTTAGAGCCATTGCAGCTTCATTAA
- the lnt gene encoding apolipoprotein N-acyltransferase, producing MKKASAQGLLDKGLLESTFDRTQKVDSKTNAQNVETPPNEKTKSVFDSEQQAAGFVMRKQGVTAVSLVNRGFQSGGKGIYLAESQAPAAGSTTYRAKPTPKTQFFSRLLLGLLYALGFCAWLYVFALIALMQDSTLEVSFSAHITSALLLSILVLASFSIWLYVPRAIGGYFGFFVGVLLFYWIGLSFRFSIAPFLLGFVCVGVGLAYAALLYLGLYFTSKIYRIFSLFALGIFAPFSFDWFVPQSWLAYSVFGVGDLAFIGILCALAFGLYRGKARVVRMLVSAVLLLVCVDWAMVDSSAHRQALAHITPLADEIVIVQSAIPQDLKWEQSTIDSVLEGIMSDIDSAIMDSKQMIIFPETILPFVLNHQQGFPKRVLEAFLAKSAKITIVLGAFSEEGSQVHNSTYVFKDMGVEILHKVILAPFGEKIPLPDFLAKPLYKLFFGIDDGLQAAKDPQDFSALGRLWRNAICYEGTSKEIYANAPKYLVMISNNAWFYPSIEPFLQRVLLKYYARKFGTTLVHSANYSRSMIITPLIDDTRATRILSHKE from the coding sequence TTGAAAAAAGCTTCCGCGCAGGGCTTGCTTGATAAAGGCTTGCTAGAATCCACTTTTGACAGAACGCAAAAAGTGGATTCTAAGACAAACGCCCAAAATGTAGAAACGCCGCCGAACGAAAAAACAAAAAGCGTGTTTGATAGTGAGCAGCAGGCGGCAGGATTTGTGATGAGAAAACAAGGCGTAACCGCAGTTTCTTTAGTAAATCGTGGTTTTCAAAGCGGGGGCAAAGGGATTTACCTAGCGGAGAGCCAAGCCCCCGCCGCAGGATCCACGACTTATCGCGCAAAGCCAACGCCCAAAACACAATTTTTCTCGCGTCTGCTGCTGGGCTTGCTCTATGCGCTAGGATTTTGTGCGTGGCTTTATGTCTTTGCGCTTATCGCGCTTATGCAGGATTCTACTCTTGAGGTAAGTTTTTCAGCTCATATTACTAGTGCTTTGCTCCTTAGCATTCTTGTGCTAGCAAGCTTTAGTATCTGGCTCTATGTGCCACGCGCGATAGGGGGGTATTTTGGGTTTTTTGTGGGGGTGTTGCTGTTTTATTGGATTGGGCTTTCTTTTCGCTTTTCTATCGCGCCATTTTTGCTAGGCTTTGTGTGTGTGGGCGTAGGGCTTGCGTATGCGGCGTTGCTGTATCTGGGGCTATATTTTACAAGCAAGATCTATCGTATTTTTTCACTCTTTGCGCTAGGGATTTTCGCGCCTTTTTCGTTTGATTGGTTTGTGCCGCAATCGTGGCTGGCGTATAGTGTGTTTGGGGTGGGGGATTTGGCGTTTATAGGCATTTTGTGTGCGCTGGCTTTTGGGCTATATCGTGGCAAGGCTAGGGTAGTGAGAATGCTAGTAAGCGCGGTGCTTTTGCTTGTTTGCGTGGATTGGGCGATGGTGGATTCTAGTGCGCATAGGCAAGCCCTAGCGCATATCACGCCGCTTGCAGATGAGATTGTCATCGTCCAAAGTGCTATCCCCCAAGATCTCAAATGGGAGCAAAGCACCATAGATTCTGTGCTTGAAGGCATTATGAGCGATATTGATTCTGCGATTATGGATTCTAAGCAGATGATCATCTTCCCAGAGACGATCCTACCCTTTGTGCTTAATCATCAGCAAGGCTTCCCAAAGCGCGTGCTAGAGGCATTTCTAGCAAAAAGCGCGAAGATCACCATAGTGCTTGGGGCTTTTAGCGAGGAGGGATCACAGGTGCATAACTCCACCTATGTTTTTAAAGATATGGGCGTGGAGATTTTGCACAAAGTCATCTTAGCCCCCTTTGGTGAGAAGATCCCGCTCCCAGACTTCTTGGCAAAGCCTTTGTATAAGCTCTTTTTTGGCATAGATGATGGACTGCAAGCCGCCAAAGATCCGCAAGATTTTAGCGCATTAGGCAGGCTCTGGCGCAATGCGATCTGCTATGAGGGCACGAGCAAGGAGATCTATGCCAATGCCCCAAAATATCTTGTGATGATTAGCAATAATGCGTGGTTTTACCCAAGTATCGAGCCGTTTTTACAACGCGTGCTGCTAAAATACTACGCGCGTAAATTTGGCACGACACTCGTGCATTCTGCTAATTATTCTCGCTCGATGATTATCACGCCCTTGATCGATGATACAAGGGCTACTAGAATCCTATCTCACAAGGAGTAG
- a CDS encoding CvpA family protein codes for MNYIDVALIVIIVVIGFRGFASGFVAEFCSLVGVLLGVYLGSVFASPVGNVLKNVYDFGSSTIHTTLGFIIVLLVCWALFVLIGIVLASKLVFLRLDFLNKGLGFVFASVKVFFIFSFIAYAVSQISFIRENFVQSARANSQMYVNMINIAQKIMKLSVVDGTLQNLSDITQGKASADSLEQGLEEVKQAVQNLNTK; via the coding sequence ATGAATTATATTGATGTCGCGCTGATTGTGATTATTGTAGTGATTGGATTTCGTGGGTTTGCATCTGGCTTTGTCGCGGAATTTTGTAGCTTGGTAGGCGTGCTGCTTGGGGTGTATCTAGGCTCGGTATTTGCTAGCCCTGTGGGCAATGTGCTCAAAAATGTCTATGACTTTGGGAGCAGCACAATCCACACGACTCTAGGCTTTATCATCGTGCTGCTTGTGTGCTGGGCTCTGTTTGTGCTTATTGGGATTGTGCTAGCAAGCAAGCTTGTATTTTTGCGTTTAGATTTTCTCAATAAAGGCTTAGGCTTTGTCTTTGCCTCGGTGAAGGTGTTTTTCATCTTTAGCTTTATCGCTTATGCGGTGTCGCAAATTAGCTTTATCCGTGAAAATTTCGTGCAAAGTGCTAGGGCAAATAGCCAAATGTATGTCAATATGATCAATATCGCCCAAAAGATTATGAAGCTCTCTGTGGTTGATGGCACGCTCCAAAATCTCAGCGACATCACGCAAGGCAAGGCGAGTGCCGATAGTCTTGAGCAAGGGCTTGAAGAAGTCAAGCAAGCAGTCCAGAATCTAAACACTAAATAA